In Zingiber officinale cultivar Zhangliang chromosome 6A, Zo_v1.1, whole genome shotgun sequence, a single genomic region encodes these proteins:
- the LOC121995453 gene encoding anthocyanidin 3-O-glucosyltransferase 2-like produces MAKGKVVLLPIPGAGHIMSMFEFAKLLHRYHVPVTVLITPIPDLPVEDCIATVVASSLDIDFCHLQPVDLPKDFDGPEDFLFAYMDEQKQQIKSVLHDLLRSGDAPLAALIVDLFATGAIDVAAELGVPCYVYSASNAAFLALMLYLPTLEEKFPVEFEEMEEEVRVPGVCPIPPISMPSPFMRKKSRRYTCFIRHGRRYSELKGIVINTFTDLEPVTLRALEEGLCAPGRRTPPVYPVGPLIASEDGEKNRQHECVVWLDGQPARSVAFLCFGSGGCFNAAQVGEIAAGLERSGCRFLWVLRVASEEEVYGRRKPADAKLEGVLPEGFLERTKARGMVWPSWAPQVEILAHRAVGGFVTHCGWNSCLESLQCGVPLLGWPLYAEQHSNAVVMAEEMGVALQLKVERANDNFVTAEELERGMRTLMGESEEGRRVRAKAEEMMAAGKKASEKGESSFVNLEALVQELLAK; encoded by the coding sequence ATGGCGAAAGGCAAAGTGGTGCTCCTCCCGATCCCCGGCGCCGGCCACATCATGTCCATGTTCGAGTTTGCCAAACTCCTCCACCGCTACCACGTCCCCGTCACCGTCCTCATCACTCCTATCCCTGACTTACCCGTTGAGGACTGTATCGCCACCGTCGTCGCCTCCAGCCTCGACATCGACTTCTGCCATCTCCAGCCCGTCGATCTGCCCAAGGACTTCGACGGACCCGAGGATTTCCTATTCGCTTACATGGATGAGCAAAAACAGCAAATCAAATCGGTGCTCCATGACCTCTTGCGCTCCGGCGACGCCCCTTTGGCCGCTTTAATCGTCGACTTATTTGCCACCGGAGCAATCGACGTCGCGGCCGAACTCGGTGTCCCTTGCTATGTCTACTCTGCCTCCAACGCCGCCTTCCTCGCTCTTATGCTCTATCTCCCAACCCTCGAGGAGAAGTTCCCCGTGGAGTTCGaggagatggaagaagaggtGAGGGTTCCGGGCGTGTGCCCCATCCCGCCGATCTCGATGCCGTCGCCCTTTATGAGGAAGAAGAGCAGGAGGTACACTTGCTTCATCCGCCATGGCCGGCGCTACTCCGAGCTTAAAGGCATCGTGATCAACACCTTCACGGATCTTGAGCCGGTGACGCTGCGGGCGCTGGAAGAGGGTCTCTGCGCGCCCGGCCGTCGGACACCGCCGGTGTACCCCGTCGGTCCGCTGATCGCGAGTGAGGACGGCGAGAAAAATCGGCAGCACGAGTGCGTCGTGTGGCTCGACGGGCAGCCGGCACGCTCGGTGGCGTTCCTCTGCTTCGGGAGCGGAGGCTGCTTCAACGCGGCGCAGGTGGGGGAGATAGCGGCGGGGCTGGAGCGTAGCGGGTGCCGGTTCTTATGGGTGCTCCGGGTGGCGTCGGAGGAGGAGGTGTACGGTAGACGGAAGCCGGCGGATGCGAAGCTGGAGGGGGTTCTGCCGGAGGGGTTTCTGGAGCGGACGAAGGCGAGGGGGATGGTATGGCCGTCGTGGGCGCCGCAAGTTGAGATACTAGCTCACCGGGCGGTGGGGGGATTCGTGACGCACTGCGGGTGGAACTCGTGCCTGGAGAGCCTGCAATGCGGGGTCCCCCTGTTGGGGTGGCCGCTGTACGCGGAGCAGCATTCGAACGCGGTGGTGATGGCGGAGGAAATGGGGGTGGCGCTGCAGCTGAAGGTGGAGAGGGCGAATGACAATTTTGTGACGGCGGAGGAGTTGGAGAGGGGAATGAGGACGTTAATGGGGGAGAGCGAGGAAGGAAGGAGAGTGAGGGCCAAGGCAGAGGAGATGATGGCGGCGGGTAAGAAGGCAAGTGAAAAAGGTGAATCTTCCTTCGTAAACCTGGAAGCCCTGGTGCAGGAGCTGCTCGCTAAGTGA